The Catenuloplanes niger genome includes a window with the following:
- a CDS encoding SDR family NAD(P)-dependent oxidoreductase has translation MSTIAIVGAGPQLGRAIGRRFAAEGFDVALIARTRSTLETIAGDLTGGGRRAEVFPADVTDRDALRDALTAAEQRLGPIDVLEYSPAPTPADLRRAPLVRAREVAVDGVLAAQLDLYLLGGVAAVTHVLPGMLARGTGTVLVSSGAGSGPLIAPYAASVQIATGGLRNWILNLHADLAGTGVYAAHVAIAAFIGQGGPASDPATIADAYWRLHATRADAELVIDDLPADFRERGLADKFLTG, from the coding sequence GTGAGCACGATAGCCATCGTGGGTGCGGGCCCGCAGCTGGGCCGCGCGATCGGGCGGCGCTTCGCGGCGGAGGGATTCGACGTCGCGTTGATCGCGCGGACGCGGTCGACGCTGGAGACGATCGCCGGCGACCTGACCGGCGGAGGCCGCCGGGCGGAGGTCTTCCCGGCCGACGTCACCGACCGGGACGCGCTGCGCGACGCGCTGACCGCGGCCGAGCAGCGGCTGGGCCCGATCGACGTGCTCGAGTACTCCCCCGCGCCGACCCCGGCCGACCTGCGGCGCGCGCCGCTGGTGCGGGCGCGCGAGGTCGCCGTGGACGGGGTGCTGGCCGCCCAGCTGGACCTCTATCTGCTCGGCGGCGTGGCCGCGGTCACGCACGTGCTGCCCGGCATGCTGGCGCGCGGCACCGGCACGGTCCTGGTCAGCAGCGGCGCGGGCTCGGGGCCGCTGATCGCGCCGTACGCGGCCAGCGTCCAGATCGCCACCGGCGGGCTGCGCAACTGGATCCTCAACCTGCACGCCGACCTGGCCGGCACCGGCGTGTACGCCGCGCACGTGGCGATCGCCGCGTTCATCGGCCAGGGCGGTCCGGCGTCGGACCCGGCCACGATCGCCGACGCCTACTGGCGGCTGCACGCCACGCGCGCCGACGCGGAGCTGGTCATCGACGATCTCCCGGCGGACTTCCGGGAACGCGGCCTGGCCGACAAGTTCCTGACGGGCTGA